A stretch of the Oenococcus sp. UCMA 16435 genome encodes the following:
- the dnaX gene encoding DNA polymerase III subunit gamma/tau: MYKALYRQYRPRTFNDLVGQTVIAQTLENALESNKVGHAYLFAGPRGTGKTSVAKIFAREIEGIPADTGRETFSDIIEIDAASNNGVDEIRNLRDAANYAPIEYQFKIYIIDEVHMLSTGAFNALLKTIEEPPAQVKFILATTEPQKIPATILSRVQRFDFHRIGVDQIVDRLEFVLDDQKIAYDPSALKIVANASDGGLRDALSILDQAVAITKTDRVELSDVFKITGTSPIDQQIEFLQHVLEKQTAKAFEDIHKLLLDGKDPIRFAEDLLVLLKNLMLIKIAPDLVSETGFKKIENLSKEFSNSVFERAIDDVSDNLMKMKQTTRPELYLEILTVKIASRLESGHQKVEQAPVVPQAAVDSSAVAVNSSASQTDSLAADFDDSSQVQTDIASEKENSDQTIEQTKEVVSQNEESTEENSLAKTDDDSAWQVMEAAVKSQLQAVKDAWPDIVADFDESVSMLAENSEPVAASQEGLIISFNHPELAEAAARTPDFVVKLSESLLDLLGIKYQLVFISEADWVTLRKNYIAKLRGEKIEDKADQETQLPDPVESQAPKTKVTPPESSENRDVVDKAKKLFGDIVKVKDEDK; this comes from the coding sequence ATGTATAAAGCACTTTATCGACAATACCGGCCACGCACTTTTAATGATTTGGTCGGCCAAACAGTCATTGCACAAACTTTAGAGAATGCACTCGAGTCCAACAAGGTTGGCCATGCTTATTTGTTTGCCGGGCCGCGTGGTACTGGAAAGACTTCGGTCGCGAAAATTTTCGCTCGTGAGATCGAGGGCATTCCAGCTGACACCGGTCGGGAAACCTTTTCTGACATTATTGAAATCGATGCTGCCTCAAATAATGGCGTTGATGAAATAAGAAATCTTCGTGATGCTGCCAACTATGCGCCAATCGAGTATCAATTTAAAATTTATATTATTGATGAAGTACATATGCTTTCGACAGGTGCTTTTAATGCCCTTTTGAAAACAATTGAGGAGCCGCCGGCACAGGTTAAATTCATTTTAGCGACAACGGAGCCGCAAAAAATTCCGGCAACAATTCTAAGCCGGGTCCAGCGTTTTGATTTTCACCGAATCGGTGTCGATCAAATTGTTGATCGGCTTGAATTCGTTTTGGATGATCAAAAAATAGCTTATGATCCGTCAGCTTTGAAAATAGTTGCCAATGCTTCCGATGGAGGCCTGCGTGACGCTCTTTCTATTCTTGATCAGGCTGTTGCAATTACAAAAACCGATCGTGTCGAATTGAGTGATGTTTTTAAAATAACCGGTACCAGTCCAATCGATCAACAAATTGAATTTTTGCAACACGTCCTGGAGAAGCAAACGGCTAAAGCTTTTGAAGATATTCACAAATTGTTGTTGGATGGTAAGGATCCGATTCGTTTCGCAGAAGATTTATTAGTTCTTCTTAAGAACTTGATGCTGATTAAAATTGCCCCGGATCTCGTTTCCGAAACCGGTTTCAAAAAGATCGAAAATTTGTCCAAAGAGTTTTCAAATTCCGTTTTCGAGCGGGCAATTGACGATGTTTCTGATAATTTAATGAAAATGAAACAAACGACTCGTCCCGAATTGTATTTAGAAATTCTTACCGTTAAAATTGCTTCTCGTTTGGAAAGCGGCCATCAGAAAGTTGAACAAGCTCCTGTCGTACCTCAAGCAGCAGTCGATTCTTCGGCCGTGGCAGTTAATAGCAGTGCAAGCCAAACTGATAGTTTGGCCGCTGATTTTGATGATAGCTCTCAAGTGCAAACTGATATTGCCAGTGAAAAAGAAAATTCTGATCAGACGATCGAACAGACTAAAGAAGTTGTATCGCAGAATGAGGAATCGACTGAAGAAAACTCTTTGGCAAAAACAGATGATGATTCGGCATGGCAGGTGATGGAAGCAGCAGTTAAAAGCCAACTGCAGGCTGTTAAAGATGCTTGGCCGGATATTGTCGCTGATTTCGATGAATCCGTTTCGATGCTGGCAGAAAATTCCGAACCGGTTGCTGCTAGTCAGGAAGGATTGATAATCTCTTTTAATCATCCTGAATTAGCCGAGGCGGCTGCCAGGACACCGGATTTTGTGGTAAAACTTTCTGAAAGCCTTCTTGATTTACTTGGGATTAAATATCAACTAGTCTTTATTAGCGAGGCTGATTGGGTAACTCTAAGAAAAAATTATATTGCAAAGCTTCGTGGCGAAAAAATTGAAGATAAAGCTGATCAAGAAACTCAATTACCGGATCCTGTTGAATCACAAGCTCCTAAAACAAAGGTGACACCGCCTGAATCGTCTGAGAACCGAGACGTTGTTGATAAAGCAAAAAAATTATTTGGTGATATTGTCAAAGTAAAGGACGAAGATAAGTAA
- a CDS encoding Xaa-Pro dipeptidyl-peptidase translates to MKNNFKYNAFTDDSFFDPLDELKKINLFDDNFFKNNFQENLRIFFDRMFPNCHSSKAKKEAQKTILVTEKTDLLTYLMQDFCSISAEDFYLAIDQLLDFNLGLEFEFADGKQFLTESGQQVLQATTIDSTNLSDFIFNALILRSANGLSLIDNLVNDGFLVESFADQIPKPLFFAGKSLAVFKKEDLLNEAVYIDTRIDTDRDSKNDLLLLTITRPKKEIAAFKVPVILTANPYFYGTNDMQADVHSPEGDLPVKDDFSFEIGSSVDKEDRLPALEKQEMVEEESFQRSSSTGAQTFPLNDYFLARGFAVAYYGGLGTRGSDGLRSSGGPDETTACCAAIEYLSGNRLAFTDKSASNSIRAAWSNGSVAMTGRSYLGTLATACATRNPVGLKTIISESAISSWYDYYRENGLVVAPGGFQGEDADVLALDTFSRWFDGSQIFKVKPIFKKSLLEMKKAEDRQTGNYNKFWDKRNYLNQAEKIKIDCLYVHGLNDWNVKPINVFNILARLSNHSGQNVNVILHQGQHISPHDLRSFDYLDICNAWLTHELFGLENAVQKTLPKVIVEDNLDPEIWHSQDSWTKTQHETEFNLAKLTDRKLASYKDNLTEIYRNHYSNYESYEKDFYSADKIFDGSVLKINLPRIADSTINGRVQLNIRVKTNAKTGLLTAALVEIGAKNHSSKVTKVVLNRNFKINFEDRLIPLRDFYSKKADEHLISNGHINLQNIQGPNIVNQIHENCFLDLKLLFQPTIYRLTADSKIVLFIFASDMQYTLHPKKIQEYTVDLKESKIVLPIL, encoded by the coding sequence TTGAAAAATAATTTTAAGTACAACGCTTTTACTGATGATTCTTTTTTTGACCCCCTTGATGAATTAAAAAAAATTAATTTATTTGACGATAATTTTTTTAAAAATAATTTTCAGGAAAATTTAAGAATTTTTTTTGATCGAATGTTTCCGAATTGTCATTCTTCCAAGGCTAAAAAAGAGGCTCAAAAGACAATTTTAGTTACGGAAAAAACCGATTTGCTAACTTATTTGATGCAAGATTTCTGTTCGATATCGGCTGAAGATTTTTATTTAGCGATTGACCAATTGCTTGATTTTAATTTAGGTTTGGAATTTGAATTTGCTGATGGAAAACAATTTTTAACCGAAAGCGGGCAGCAGGTTTTGCAAGCAACAACGATTGATTCAACTAATTTGTCTGATTTTATTTTTAATGCTCTGATTCTTCGATCGGCAAATGGGTTAAGCTTGATTGACAATTTAGTTAATGACGGTTTTTTAGTCGAAAGTTTTGCCGATCAAATTCCGAAGCCACTGTTTTTCGCTGGTAAATCATTAGCGGTTTTTAAAAAAGAAGATCTTTTGAATGAGGCGGTATATATTGATACACGAATTGATACAGATCGTGATTCAAAAAACGACCTGCTTTTATTGACGATTACTCGGCCGAAAAAAGAGATTGCTGCTTTTAAAGTTCCGGTAATTTTAACAGCTAATCCTTATTTTTATGGAACAAATGATATGCAGGCTGATGTTCATAGTCCGGAAGGCGACTTGCCGGTTAAAGACGATTTTAGTTTTGAAATTGGTAGTTCTGTTGATAAGGAAGATCGACTGCCGGCTTTAGAAAAGCAGGAAATGGTCGAAGAAGAATCTTTTCAAAGAAGCAGCAGTACGGGTGCTCAAACGTTTCCTTTAAATGATTATTTTTTGGCTCGGGGTTTTGCGGTTGCCTACTACGGCGGTTTGGGTACTCGTGGTTCTGATGGTTTGCGTTCATCTGGTGGGCCCGATGAGACAACGGCTTGTTGTGCAGCAATTGAATATTTAAGCGGAAACAGACTGGCATTTACAGATAAATCTGCTTCTAATTCAATTCGGGCAGCCTGGTCGAATGGATCTGTCGCCATGACTGGTCGAAGTTATCTAGGCACGCTTGCAACAGCTTGTGCAACACGTAATCCGGTTGGCTTAAAAACAATTATTTCCGAATCGGCGATCTCTTCTTGGTACGATTATTATCGTGAAAATGGTTTAGTGGTTGCTCCGGGAGGCTTTCAAGGCGAAGATGCCGATGTTTTAGCTTTGGATACTTTTTCCCGCTGGTTTGACGGATCACAGATTTTTAAAGTTAAACCGATTTTTAAAAAAAGTTTGTTGGAAATGAAAAAAGCTGAAGACCGTCAAACCGGAAATTACAACAAATTTTGGGATAAACGAAATTATTTAAATCAAGCAGAAAAAATCAAAATTGATTGTTTATATGTCCATGGCTTAAATGACTGGAATGTTAAGCCGATAAATGTTTTTAATATTCTTGCTAGATTATCGAACCACAGTGGTCAAAACGTGAATGTAATTCTTCATCAAGGCCAGCACATCAGTCCACACGATCTTCGTTCCTTTGATTATCTTGATATTTGCAACGCCTGGTTGACTCATGAGTTATTTGGATTGGAAAATGCTGTTCAAAAGACTCTTCCCAAAGTTATTGTTGAAGACAATCTCGATCCAGAAATCTGGCATAGTCAGGATAGTTGGACTAAAACGCAGCACGAAACGGAATTTAATTTGGCTAAATTAACCGATAGGAAACTAGCCAGCTATAAAGATAATCTTACAGAAATTTATCGTAATCATTATTCGAATTATGAAAGTTATGAAAAGGATTTTTATTCTGCTGATAAAATTTTTGATGGTTCGGTTTTAAAAATAAATTTGCCAAGAATCGCCGATTCAACAATTAATGGTCGTGTTCAGTTAAATATAAGGGTTAAAACAAATGCTAAGACGGGTCTGCTAACGGCGGCTTTGGTTGAAATAGGGGCTAAAAATCACTCTAGTAAAGTTACTAAGGTTGTTTTGAATCGTAATTTCAAGATTAATTTTGAGGATCGTTTGATTCCTTTACGAGATTTTTATTCAAAAAAAGCAGATGAACATTTAATTAGCAATGGACATATTAATTTGCAAAATATTCAAGGACCGAATATCGTTAATCAAATACATGAAAATTGTTTTCTTGATTTAAAACTATTATTTCAACCAACAATATATCGTTTAACGGCAGATTCGAAAATCGTTTTGTTCATTTTTGCTAGCGACATGCAATACACATTGCATCCTAAAAAAATCCAGGAATATACAGTCGATTTAAAAGAAAGCAAAATTGTTTTGCCTATTCTTTGA
- a CDS encoding cation-transporting P-type ATPase, which produces MDDKDFAEIDLKELYKQLDSSKVGLSQDQADQKLKKFGSNIIVRARGESQIKTFFKSFSSMMAILLWVSGIIAVFAGIIELGIAIWAVNVINGLFSFWQEYAAKKATDSLMKMLPTYASVYRGGKLTKIEATKMVPGDIFSVQAGNSISADARLIETDELQVDESPLTGESMLVSKSPDYSKGQGKFAYGNLIYAGTTVSVGTGLAIALSTGMKTEFGKIAQLTQTAKRVDSPLQIELNRLTRQLSIISISIGVVFFAAAVFLIQNPIAKSFIFALGMIVAFIPEGLLPTVTLSLAQAVQRMAHKNALVKNLNSVETLGETTVIATDKTGTLTQNQMTINHIWTRESEYEVSGEGYINNGEIREKNKPVLLSEHPSLEQLIKIASLNNDTEVQAPKSLKDSPKIIGTPTEASLTILAEKSEIDFAALKKELPRIREIHFDSRRQRMSTVHQLADNKRIIFTKGALDFVLKVTDKILDNQKVRPITDDDKKEILDANRKYASDGLRSLAFAYRETDDKIDPKEYKIDNTEEHLIFVGLASMSDPPRPQVYEAVKKAHSAGIKIIMVTGDSELTAKSIAMKIGLVSENVQVVTGEKLSQMNTDQLKKVLSGEIIFARVAPEQKYQIVTALQSMGHIVASTGDGVNDAPALKQANIGVAMGVSGTDVAKDAADMILTDDNFASIVAAIEEGRAVYSNIQKFLLYILNSNMPEAIPSVLFLISGGIIPLSLTVMQILTVDLGTDMLPALGLGAEKIEAGVMEQPPRNRKAHLLTKNLLIKAFGWYGLWGSIISTAGYFFVNWTFGWPGQSLVSSGINYREATTMTLAAIVFFQISAAIDARTEKISVFKIGIFSNRHVDFGIFFEILLLIVLMYVPFLQNLFQTAPLKPLEWVILACVPIPMILLEEARKAWVRKHA; this is translated from the coding sequence ATGGATGACAAAGATTTTGCTGAAATTGACTTGAAAGAGTTATACAAGCAATTGGATTCTAGTAAAGTGGGTCTCTCCCAGGACCAAGCTGACCAGAAGCTGAAGAAATTTGGATCAAATATTATTGTCCGGGCTCGTGGCGAATCTCAAATAAAAACTTTTTTTAAATCGTTTAGCAGTATGATGGCAATTTTGCTTTGGGTATCTGGTATCATTGCGGTTTTTGCTGGAATTATCGAACTAGGAATTGCGATTTGGGCAGTTAATGTTATCAACGGCCTCTTTTCATTTTGGCAGGAATATGCTGCTAAAAAAGCTACTGATTCACTAATGAAGATGCTTCCGACTTATGCCAGTGTATATCGTGGTGGCAAGTTAACGAAAATCGAAGCAACGAAAATGGTTCCCGGGGATATTTTTTCGGTACAAGCGGGCAATTCCATTTCGGCTGATGCTCGTTTGATTGAAACTGATGAGCTACAAGTTGATGAATCGCCACTAACAGGTGAATCGATGCTTGTTAGCAAATCACCCGACTACTCAAAAGGTCAGGGCAAGTTTGCCTATGGAAATCTGATATATGCTGGAACGACTGTTTCAGTGGGTACGGGTTTGGCAATCGCTTTGTCAACCGGGATGAAAACAGAGTTTGGCAAAATTGCTCAGTTAACACAAACGGCTAAACGGGTAGATTCCCCACTACAGATCGAGCTGAATCGCTTGACTCGACAACTATCAATAATTTCGATTTCAATTGGAGTTGTTTTTTTCGCTGCTGCTGTTTTTTTGATTCAAAATCCAATTGCAAAATCCTTTATTTTTGCTTTAGGAATGATTGTTGCTTTTATTCCAGAAGGCCTTTTACCGACAGTTACTCTTTCTTTGGCACAAGCTGTTCAACGAATGGCACACAAGAATGCTTTGGTTAAAAACCTTAATTCGGTTGAAACGCTTGGCGAAACAACGGTTATTGCCACTGATAAAACTGGAACCCTGACTCAAAATCAGATGACAATTAATCATATTTGGACCAGAGAATCCGAATATGAAGTTTCCGGCGAAGGTTACATCAATAATGGTGAAATTCGAGAGAAAAATAAGCCTGTTCTTTTAAGCGAACATCCATCTTTGGAACAATTAATTAAAATTGCCAGCCTTAATAACGACACTGAAGTTCAAGCGCCAAAATCTTTAAAAGACAGTCCGAAAATAATCGGAACTCCGACCGAGGCTTCTTTAACGATTTTGGCTGAAAAATCTGAAATCGATTTTGCTGCTTTGAAAAAGGAACTGCCACGGATTCGTGAAATCCATTTTGATTCTCGTCGTCAAAGAATGAGTACAGTTCATCAGCTTGCTGATAATAAACGAATTATTTTCACCAAGGGAGCTTTGGATTTTGTACTTAAAGTTACCGATAAGATTTTGGACAATCAAAAGGTTCGCCCGATTACAGATGATGATAAAAAAGAAATTCTTGATGCTAATCGAAAATACGCAAGCGACGGTCTGCGTTCCTTGGCTTTTGCCTATCGTGAGACTGATGATAAGATTGATCCAAAAGAATACAAAATCGATAATACAGAGGAACATTTAATTTTTGTTGGTCTGGCGTCAATGTCAGACCCACCTCGTCCGCAAGTCTATGAAGCAGTTAAAAAAGCTCATTCGGCCGGAATCAAGATTATCATGGTGACCGGTGATTCCGAACTGACGGCCAAATCAATCGCCATGAAAATTGGACTGGTTTCCGAAAATGTTCAGGTTGTAACCGGCGAGAAACTCAGTCAGATGAATACCGACCAGCTGAAGAAAGTCCTCAGCGGCGAGATTATTTTTGCGAGAGTTGCTCCGGAACAAAAATATCAAATTGTCACAGCTCTTCAATCAATGGGCCATATTGTTGCTTCAACCGGTGATGGTGTTAATGATGCCCCTGCTTTAAAACAGGCTAACATTGGTGTTGCAATGGGGGTTTCCGGTACTGATGTTGCTAAAGATGCAGCGGATATGATTTTAACCGATGATAATTTTGCTTCGATTGTCGCCGCAATCGAAGAAGGACGAGCCGTTTATTCTAATATTCAAAAATTCCTTCTTTATATTTTGAACTCTAATATGCCGGAAGCTATTCCGTCTGTCCTGTTTTTAATTTCCGGAGGAATTATTCCGCTTTCCTTGACAGTTATGCAGATTTTAACGGTTGATCTAGGGACTGATATGCTACCTGCCTTGGGTTTAGGAGCCGAGAAAATCGAGGCCGGTGTTATGGAACAGCCGCCGCGTAATCGCAAAGCCCACTTATTAACGAAAAATCTTCTAATCAAAGCTTTTGGCTGGTATGGTCTTTGGGGATCGATTATTTCGACTGCTGGTTATTTCTTTGTCAACTGGACCTTCGGCTGGCCCGGACAGTCACTTGTTTCATCTGGTATAAATTATCGCGAAGCGACAACGATGACGCTGGCAGCGATTGTTTTCTTCCAGATTTCGGCTGCGATTGATGCGCGGACAGAAAAAATTTCGGTCTTTAAAATTGGAATCTTTTCCAACCGCCACGTTGATTTCGGAATTTTCTTTGAAATTTTGCTTTTAATTGTATTGATGTATGTTCCGTTTTTGCAAAATTTGTTTCAAACGGCTCCTTTAAAGCCACTTGAGTGGGTTATCCTAGCCTGTGTTCCTATACCAATGATTTTACTTGAAGAAGCGCGGAAGGCTTGGGTTAGAAAACATGCTTAG
- a CDS encoding nucleoside deaminase, translated as MSYDQATTEEFMQMALKQAQLAFDEGEVPIGAVLVKNGQVIAADHNRKEQSKMATAHAEKLVIETANHYLGSWRLNDCSLFVTIEPCVMCCGAIIQSRIPKLFYGATDPKFGGVSSLYHLLEDSRSNHFVEVHPNILADQSTDLMQSFFRKLRQKQ; from the coding sequence ATGTCTTACGATCAAGCAACGACTGAAGAATTCATGCAAATGGCTTTAAAACAGGCCCAGCTGGCTTTTGACGAAGGAGAGGTACCAATCGGAGCGGTTTTGGTTAAAAATGGCCAGGTGATTGCGGCCGACCATAATCGAAAAGAACAGTCTAAAATGGCAACGGCCCATGCTGAAAAACTGGTAATCGAAACTGCCAATCATTATTTGGGCAGCTGGCGTTTAAATGATTGCTCGTTATTTGTGACTATTGAGCCCTGTGTTATGTGCTGCGGAGCCATTATTCAGAGTAGAATTCCGAAATTGTTTTATGGTGCAACTGATCCAAAATTCGGTGGTGTTTCTTCGCTTTATCATTTGCTGGAAGATAGTCGTTCGAATCATTTTGTTGAAGTGCATCCGAATATTCTGGCCGACCAATCGACAGATTTGATGCAGAGTTTTTTTAGAAAACTGAGGCAAAAGCAATAA
- a CDS encoding class I SAM-dependent methyltransferase yields the protein MNKKYEQYFVSQPTSAHDLHTINFNFAGKELLFKTDAGVFSKSRVDFGTNVLLETIYTHFYELPRGKILDLGTGYGPVGIALKALDKDLDIDMVDINQRSLNLAKSNLELNDFSANVFQSDIYENIHENYAAIVVNPPIRAGKTVVTKMLVESKKHLIDGGIILAVLQKKQGAPSAEKNLENTFGNVEILKRDKGYYVLRSSND from the coding sequence ATGAATAAAAAATATGAACAATATTTTGTGAGCCAGCCTACTTCGGCGCATGATTTACATACAATTAATTTTAATTTTGCTGGGAAAGAGCTTCTTTTTAAAACTGATGCTGGTGTTTTTTCCAAATCAAGAGTCGATTTTGGAACGAATGTTTTGTTGGAAACTATTTATACGCACTTCTATGAACTTCCGCGTGGAAAAATTCTTGATCTCGGCACGGGCTATGGGCCAGTTGGTATCGCTCTTAAAGCACTTGATAAGGATTTGGACATTGACATGGTTGATATCAACCAACGTTCTTTGAATTTGGCGAAAAGTAATTTAGAATTAAATGATTTTTCGGCTAATGTTTTTCAATCTGATATTTATGAAAATATTCATGAAAACTATGCAGCGATTGTTGTTAACCCACCAATTAGGGCTGGCAAAACAGTCGTTACAAAAATGCTTGTAGAAAGTAAAAAACATTTAATCGATGGAGGTATCATTTTAGCGGTTTTACAAAAAAAGCAGGGAGCACCTTCGGCTGAGAAAAATTTAGAAAACACATTTGGAAATGTTGAAATTTTGAAACGCGATAAGGGTTACTATGTCTTACGATCAAGCAACGACTGA
- a CDS encoding acetyl-CoA carboxylase biotin carboxyl carrier protein subunit, protein MKGQRSIRILAPVAGKITDIQVNQKDRVNAGDIVGTLSVNDVQNDILSETTGVVSSINVSVGDQVIATDTLFEIASDE, encoded by the coding sequence ATGAAAGGACAAAGATCGATTAGAATCTTAGCTCCGGTTGCAGGCAAGATTACTGATATTCAAGTTAATCAAAAAGATCGGGTCAATGCTGGAGATATTGTTGGCACCCTTAGTGTTAATGATGTTCAAAACGATATATTGAGTGAAACAACTGGGGTCGTTTCTTCAATTAACGTTAGCGTTGGCGATCAGGTGATCGCGACTGATACCTTATTTGAAATAGCAAGCGATGAATAA
- the rplL gene encoding 50S ribosomal protein L7/L12, translating into MAFDKDAIIASLKEASILDLADLVKAIEDEFGVSAAAPVAAAGAAGEDAAAKDSFDVELTEPGQAKIGVIKAVRDATGLGLKESKDLVDGAPSVIKKDLNESDANDLKTKLEAAGATVTLK; encoded by the coding sequence ATGGCATTTGATAAAGATGCAATTATCGCTTCTTTGAAAGAAGCTTCAATCCTCGATTTGGCCGACTTGGTTAAGGCAATCGAAGACGAATTTGGTGTTTCAGCAGCTGCTCCGGTCGCAGCTGCTGGTGCTGCCGGCGAAGATGCTGCAGCTAAGGATTCATTTGATGTTGAGTTAACTGAACCAGGACAAGCTAAGATTGGTGTTATTAAAGCTGTTCGTGATGCTACTGGACTTGGCTTAAAAGAGTCTAAAGACTTGGTTGATGGTGCACCATCAGTTATTAAAAAAGACTTGAACGAGTCCGATGCCAACGACTTGAAGACAAAACTCGAAGCCGCTGGTGCTACTGTTACTCTCAAGTAA
- a CDS encoding 50S ribosomal protein L10, producing the protein MSEKTIAIKAQRVDEVADMFSNSVSAIVADVRGLTVAQADDLRSQLRNEGVSLKVIKNKILTRAAEKAGYQELSDLFKGPSAIAFSKEDVVAPARILKKFSGTADALELKGGVIDRKIADLDTINRYAALPSKETLLQQLLSEFQSPLRSFMYAVKAVAEKREADGETAETPAQETASDDSKSTKAEASDASTTENK; encoded by the coding sequence ATGAGCGAAAAAACGATTGCGATCAAAGCTCAAAGAGTTGACGAAGTCGCTGATATGTTTTCAAATTCCGTATCGGCAATTGTTGCTGATGTACGTGGTTTGACTGTTGCCCAAGCTGATGATTTGCGTTCCCAACTTCGTAATGAAGGCGTTTCACTCAAGGTTATCAAGAATAAGATTTTAACTCGTGCAGCTGAAAAAGCTGGTTATCAAGAGTTAAGTGATTTGTTCAAGGGACCTTCAGCGATTGCTTTTTCTAAAGAGGATGTGGTTGCACCTGCTCGAATTTTAAAGAAATTCAGTGGAACTGCCGATGCTTTGGAATTAAAAGGTGGAGTCATTGATCGCAAAATTGCTGATCTTGACACAATTAATCGTTATGCTGCATTGCCTTCTAAAGAGACCTTGCTCCAGCAATTACTTTCCGAATTCCAGTCACCACTTCGCAGCTTTATGTATGCAGTTAAGGCTGTTGCTGAAAAGCGCGAAGCAGATGGCGAGACTGCTGAGACTCCAGCACAAGAAACTGCTAGTGACGATTCAAAATCTACAAAGGCTGAAGCATCTGATGCTTCGACTACTGAAAACAAATAA
- the rplA gene encoding 50S ribosomal protein L1, whose protein sequence is MVKKHSKKYLAAAEKIEDSKKYSLADAASLVKDISFTNFDSNVEVVFDLNVDTTKADQQLRGAIVLPNGSGNPKTVVVFADGEKAKDATQAGADFVGTDDLIQKVQAGWTDFDVAIATPDQMAKVGRVGRALGPKGLMPNPKEGTVTMDVTKAVTDAKGGQVTYRTDKNGNVAVPVGKVSFDSDKLAENIKSVSSTILGARPSTVKGTYVLSVHLASTMGPGVELDVSSL, encoded by the coding sequence ATGGTTAAAAAACACAGTAAAAAATATTTAGCTGCTGCCGAGAAGATCGAAGATTCCAAAAAGTATTCGCTTGCCGATGCTGCATCTTTGGTAAAAGATATTTCATTTACTAATTTTGATTCTAATGTTGAAGTTGTTTTTGATTTAAATGTCGATACAACTAAAGCAGATCAACAATTACGCGGTGCGATCGTCTTACCTAATGGATCAGGTAATCCAAAGACGGTTGTTGTTTTTGCCGATGGTGAAAAGGCCAAAGACGCTACTCAAGCCGGTGCAGATTTCGTTGGTACCGACGATTTGATTCAAAAAGTTCAGGCCGGTTGGACCGATTTTGATGTTGCAATAGCGACACCGGATCAGATGGCTAAAGTTGGTCGTGTTGGCCGTGCTTTGGGGCCTAAAGGCTTGATGCCGAATCCCAAGGAAGGCACCGTAACAATGGATGTTACAAAAGCCGTTACCGATGCCAAGGGTGGACAGGTAACTTATCGGACTGATAAGAATGGTAATGTTGCCGTTCCAGTTGGAAAAGTATCATTTGACAGTGACAAACTAGCCGAAAATATCAAAAGTGTCTCTTCAACGATTCTTGGCGCTCGTCCAAGCACTGTAAAGGGAACTTATGTATTGAGCGTTCACTTGGCCTCGACAATGGGACCTGGTGTTGAACTTGATGTTTCTTCATTATAA
- the rplK gene encoding 50S ribosomal protein L11, with protein sequence MAKNVVKIVKLQIPAAKATPAPPVGPALGQAGVNIGEFTKSFNAQTKDMAGSIVPVVISVYEDRSYTFVLKTPPASDLLRKAAKVDKGSGQPNTLKVANVTSAQIEEIAKTKLPDLNAGSLEAAIKVVKGTARSMGFLVDGKSLDQGAARLATGAEIAEAEAEAEAEGAAAEAGVAVKKDDEDADADATDAPAEGSAE encoded by the coding sequence GTGGCAAAAAATGTCGTAAAAATTGTTAAATTACAAATTCCCGCCGCTAAAGCTACTCCGGCTCCGCCGGTTGGACCAGCTCTAGGACAGGCCGGAGTTAATATTGGTGAATTCACTAAAAGTTTCAATGCACAAACAAAAGATATGGCGGGATCAATCGTTCCGGTTGTAATTTCGGTTTATGAAGATCGTTCATATACTTTTGTATTGAAGACTCCACCAGCTTCTGATTTGTTGCGGAAAGCAGCCAAGGTCGACAAAGGCTCGGGACAACCGAATACTTTAAAAGTCGCCAACGTTACTTCGGCACAAATTGAGGAAATTGCCAAGACCAAATTGCCCGACTTGAATGCCGGCAGTCTCGAAGCAGCTATTAAGGTTGTTAAGGGAACTGCACGTTCAATGGGATTCCTTGTTGACGGGAAATCTCTTGACCAGGGAGCCGCTCGTTTGGCAACTGGTGCTGAAATTGCCGAGGCCGAAGCAGAAGCCGAAGCAGAGGGTGCTGCTGCCGAAGCTGGTGTTGCAGTTAAAAAAGATGATGAAGATGCTGATGCTGATGCAACTGATGCTCCAGCGGAAGGGAGTGCTGAATAA